A genome region from Solanum pennellii chromosome 12, SPENNV200 includes the following:
- the LOC107006814 gene encoding uncharacterized protein LOC107006814 has product MAVVNSLSTSFLITKSSFTTRTTRLPVHRQVVFASVHDNISNNVSSSSSPSSSSSTTTTPCQIKSTSKNGLKVFEDKSTGVVCYRDEYGEITCEGYDEGPRFCHQTPKSPSKSRDEEMVELLQRNWFHIADVAVE; this is encoded by the exons ATGGCTGTGGTAAACTCTCTTTCAACATCTTTTCTAATTACCAAATCATCTTTCACTACAAGGACAACAAGGCTGCCGGTCCACAGACAAGTGGTGTTTGCAAGTGTTCATGACAATATTTCAAACAAcgtatcatcatcatcatcgccatcatcgtcatcatcaacaacaacaactccTTGTCAGATCAAATCAACTTCGAAAAATGGGCTTAAG gTATTTGAAGATAAGTCAACGGGTGTAGTTTGTTATAGAGATGAATATGGAGAAATCACATGTGAAGGATATGATGAAGGCCCTCGTTTTTGTCACCAAACCCCAAAGTCTCCTTCTAAATCAAG AGACGAAGAGATGGTAGAGCTCCTTCAAAGAAATTGGTTTCATATAGCTGATGTTGCTGTGGAATGA